From one Triticum urartu cultivar G1812 chromosome 3, Tu2.1, whole genome shotgun sequence genomic stretch:
- the LOC125543510 gene encoding dephospho-CoA kinase-like isoform X2, giving the protein MHLQNVVQKGTGGWKKIVKTFGNNILLENGEIDRALLGQIVFSDPAKRKLLNRLLAPHISFGIFWEILKLWVKGCTVISVDIPLLFETKMDRWTNPVVVVWVDPKTQIERLMLRDGCSEEQAQNRISSQLALDWKKSEADIVINNSGLLEDTKEQFREVLKQVSAPLTWKERMRSRDGFLSIVMCTAAGVLLARKNLA; this is encoded by the exons ATGCATTTACAGAATGTAGTGCAGAAAGGTACTGGAGGTTGGAAGAAGATTGTAAAAACTTTTGGAAATAACATATTATTGGAAAATGGAGAAATCGACAGAGCTCTCTTAGGTCAGATTGTTTTCTCTGATCCAGCAAAAAGGAAACTTCTAAACCG TCTTCTGGCCCCACATATTTCATTTGGTATATTTTGGGAGATACTAAAACTGTGGGTGAAGGGATGCACGGTTATCAGTGTCGACATCCCGCTGTTGTTCGAGACAAAGATGGACCGATGGACGAACCCAGTGGTTGTTGTATGGGTGGATCCCAAAACACAGATTGAGAGGCTCATGTTAAGAGATGGGTGCAGCGAGGAACAAGCTCAGAACAGGATCAGCTCACAGCTTGCGCTGGACTGGAAGAAGTCCGAAGCCGATATAGTGATCAACAATTCTGGCTTACTGGAGGACACAAAAGAACAGTTCCGAGAAGTGTTGAAGCAAGTCTCTGCTCCCTTGACATGGAAGGAGCGCATGAGATCCAGGGATGGCTTTCTGTCTATCGTCATGTGCACGGCAGCGGGGGTTTTACTTGCTCGGAAGAATCTGGCATGA